In the Brassica napus cultivar Da-Ae chromosome A7, Da-Ae, whole genome shotgun sequence genome, one interval contains:
- the LOC106379307 gene encoding receptor-like protein 11, with amino-acid sequence MIQGHCYCFFGIVTIYFSLLIHILASPTLHFCRHNQRDALLGFRDEFPTDESNLSSWSKSSDCCLWSGVTCDNKSGQVISLNLHETPLNSSLKTNSSLFKLQYLHHLNLSNCNLHGEIPSSLKNLSHLTTLDLSANYLVGAVPTSLGNLHELRVISLNNNSFLGPFPKTLFSIRSLQSVDLGGNQFTGPIEFVNTSSSELQFLNLDHNRFNGPIPESISKFLNLRRLYLSHNNFTGSIPRSLSKLVNLTDLHLSKNKLEGEVPGFLWRLSTMMICHNSFNSFETPSQETLSVQVLDLSSNSFHGPLPRWICNLKGLSLLDLSNNHFNGSIPTCLRNSIVSLLDMSLRNNSFGGALPDIFGDATKLRSIDVGLNQLEGKFPKSLINCKALQLVNVASNRIKDEFPSWLGSLPLLNVLSLRSNQFYGPLYLPRTSIGFQSLRVIDISHNDFTGTLPPHYFLNWREMTTLTKGTDYMVNPTKVSRYMGLFPESIYRSMEMVNKGVETRFDRIRQDFRAIDFSCNGISGEIPESIGFLKGLRLLNLSDNVFTSDIPRSLANLTSLETLDLSSNKLSGHIPQDLGNLAFLSYMNFSHNLLQGPVPRGTQFERQNCSSFLGNSRLYGLEEICGSLHAVSPTVQQADEYSEEEEEEMFSWVAAVIAYGPGMFCGLVIGHIFASHNQERLTEKFGRRKLIHPKCSLSTSLALPNKHT; translated from the coding sequence ATGATCCAAGGCCATTGTTATTGCTTTTTTGGTATCGTTACCATCTATTTCTCACTCCTAATTCACATCCTTGCTTCTCCTACACTCCACTTTTGCCGCCACAACCAGAGAGATGCTCTTCTGGGATTCAGAGACGAGTTTCCAACTGATGAGTCAAACCTAAGTTCGTGGAGTAAGAGCAGTGATTGCTGTCTTTGGAGTGGTGTCACATGCGATAATAAATCTGGTCAGGTGATATCTCTCAACCTTCATGAAACACCTCTCAACAGCTCTTTGAAAACTAATAGTAGCCTTTTTAAACTCCAATATCTTCATCACCTAAACCTTAGCAATTGCAATCTCCATGGTGAGATTCCTTCTTCACTAAAAAACCTTTCTCATCTCACAACGCTTGACCTTTCAGCCAATTATTTGGTAGGTGCAGTTCCAACTTCTCTCGGAAACCTACATGAGCTAAGAGTTATTTCCCTTAACAACAACTCATTTCTCGGGCCTTTCCCTAAAACTTTGTTCTCCATCCGTTCGTTACAATCTGTTGATTTGGGTGGAAACCAATTCACTGGACCTATAGAGTTTGTGAACACTTCTTCATCTGAGCTTCAGTTTTTAAATCTTGATCATAATAGATTCAATGGCCCAATCCCGGAATCCATATCTAAATTTCTCAACCTCAGACGGTTATATCTTAGCCACAACAACTTCACAGGGTCCATCCCTAGATCTTTATCAAAGTTAGTCAACCTCACGGATCTACATCTTTCCAAAAACAAGTTGGAAGGCGAAGTACCAGGTTTCTTATGGAGATTGTCGACGATGATGATTTGTCACAACTCTTTCAACAGTTTTGAAACTCCTTCACAAGAGACATTATCGGTCCAAGTGTTGGATTTGAGTTCCAATTCATTCCACGGCCCACTGCCTCGTTGGATCTGCAATCTTAAGGGATTAAGTTTATTAGACTTGTCTAACAATCACTTCAACGGCTCTATTCCGACATGTTTGAGGAACTCCATTGTTTCTCTTTTGGACATGAGTCTGCGCAACAATAGTTTCGGTGGAGCTCTTCCGGATATATTTGGTGATGCTACCAAGTTACGATCAATCGACGTCGGTCTCAACCAGCTAGAGGGAAAGTTTCCAAAGTCGTTAATCAACTGCAAAGCTCTACAACTTGTGAATGTGGCGAGCAACAGAATCAAGGACGAGTTTCCATCTTGGTTGGGATCTCTACCGTTATTAAACGTTCTCAGCCTCAgatcaaaccagttctatggaCCGTTGTATCTTCCTCGTACGTCCATTGGGTTTCAGAGTTTAAGAGTGATTGATATTTCGCATAATGACTTCACCGGAACTCTTCCACCTCACTATTTTCTCAACTGGCGTGAAATGACTACGTTGACCAAAGGAACTGACTACATGGTGAATCCCACTAAGGTTTCTCGTTACATGGGTTTATTCCCGGAATCAATTTACCGCTCGATGGAAATGGTTAATAAAGGAGTAGAGACAAGGTTTGATCGAATCCGACAAGACTTCAGAGCCATTGATTTTTCTTGTAACGGAATATCTGGAGAAATCCCTGAATCCATTGGTTTCTTGAAGGGATTGCGTCTTCTGAACTTGTCAGATAATGTTTTCACAAGCGATATCCCAAGATCCTTGGCAAATTTGACGAGTCTTGAGACGTTGGATCTTTCGAGTAATAAGCTATCAGGTCATATCCCACAAGATCTTGGTAATCTTGCATTTCTATCGTACATGAACTTCTCCCATAACCTTCTCCAGGGTCCAGTGCCTCGTGGCACACAATTTGAACGGCAAAATTGTTCTTCATTCTTGGGAAACTCTAGACTCTACGGCCTTGAAGAAATCTGTGGATCACTCCATGCCGTGAGTCCTACAGTACAGCAAGCTGATGAATAttcagaggaggaggaggaagaaatGTTTAGTTGGGTTGCAGCTGTGATAGCTTATGGACCTGGTATGTTTTGTGGATTGGTGATTGGACATATCTTCGCT